A window of Streptomyces sp. DG1A-41 contains these coding sequences:
- a CDS encoding poly-gamma-glutamate biosynthesis protein PgsC/CapC: protein MISANLTPQVAALGIALGLVFSLVCYLTTNLSPGGMITPGWVALTLVTHVQLAAMMVGVAALTYGATRLLQRNVILYGKRLFAAVVVCAVVMQTTVMLALNHQFPLLYTSQTLGFIVPGLIAYQLVRQPFGATVLSTTAVTLATYVIISAGLLLGAVPTT, encoded by the coding sequence GTGATATCCGCCAACCTCACACCGCAGGTCGCCGCGCTGGGAATCGCGCTGGGCCTGGTCTTCTCTCTCGTGTGCTACCTGACCACCAACCTCTCGCCCGGCGGGATGATCACCCCCGGCTGGGTGGCGCTGACACTGGTCACCCATGTGCAGCTGGCGGCGATGATGGTCGGCGTGGCCGCGCTCACCTACGGCGCGACCCGACTGCTTCAGCGCAACGTGATCCTCTATGGCAAGCGGCTGTTCGCCGCGGTGGTCGTGTGCGCAGTGGTCATGCAGACCACCGTGATGCTTGCGCTCAACCATCAGTTCCCGCTGCTGTACACCTCGCAGACGCTGGGCTTCATCGTGCCCGGCCTGATCGCGTACCAGCTCGTCCGCCAGCCGTTCGGGGCGACCGTGCTCTCCACCACGGCCGTCACCCTGGCCACCTACGTGATCATCTCCGCCGGGCTGCTGCTCGGCGCTGTGCCCACCACCTGA
- a CDS encoding NlpC/P60 family protein, giving the protein MYPDSRSGHGKDGGLTRRQVLGSLVGLAVAGAGGAYAWQRLEHRPGANIPTVDGSVPQARPVGGHRFERLGNPARTVVRDADGSVVATFTDGARTAVLTGPSRTFGEPRTTTATVTTDAWVRVLPSQWRQGREESSWFKRWFPEALRDTSPDVFAVAFQYSSAGAPDKHNPAGVRYAGTAHFGPRNPGVGSSLDFGYHDERSDFYDYLGIPWTFPDGSRVEPEKARYGDVDCSGFQRLVWGYRMGIPMHNTNTAGVGLPRRAYAIAAYGPGNLLIPDKGRQPIDLGVLQPGDLVFFAIIKNEPNVIDHCGMYLGLDNAGRPRFYSSRSAANGPTMGDLAGHALLDGTDFYARGFRAARRL; this is encoded by the coding sequence ATGTATCCCGACTCCAGGTCCGGTCACGGCAAGGACGGCGGACTGACCCGCCGCCAGGTCCTCGGTTCCCTCGTCGGCCTCGCTGTGGCGGGCGCGGGCGGCGCATACGCCTGGCAGCGCCTCGAACACCGCCCCGGCGCGAACATCCCCACGGTGGACGGCTCCGTGCCCCAGGCAAGGCCTGTGGGCGGCCACCGGTTCGAGCGGCTCGGCAACCCGGCCCGCACCGTGGTACGGGACGCCGACGGCAGCGTGGTGGCGACGTTCACCGACGGGGCCCGCACGGCCGTGCTCACCGGTCCGTCCCGCACCTTCGGCGAACCCCGCACCACCACGGCCACCGTCACCACGGACGCCTGGGTGCGAGTCCTGCCCAGTCAGTGGCGGCAGGGCAGGGAGGAGAGCTCCTGGTTCAAGCGGTGGTTCCCCGAGGCGCTGCGCGACACCAGCCCGGACGTCTTCGCGGTCGCGTTCCAGTACAGCAGCGCCGGGGCACCGGACAAGCACAACCCCGCCGGTGTGCGCTACGCCGGCACGGCCCACTTCGGGCCGCGCAATCCAGGTGTCGGTTCCTCGCTGGACTTCGGATACCACGACGAGCGGTCCGACTTCTACGACTACCTCGGCATTCCGTGGACCTTCCCGGACGGCAGCCGCGTCGAGCCGGAGAAGGCCCGCTACGGCGACGTCGACTGCTCCGGCTTCCAGCGCCTGGTGTGGGGCTACCGGATGGGCATACCCATGCACAACACCAACACCGCGGGCGTCGGCCTGCCCCGCCGCGCCTACGCCATCGCCGCCTACGGCCCCGGAAATCTGCTCATCCCCGACAAGGGCCGGCAGCCCATCGACCTCGGCGTGCTGCAACCCGGCGATCTGGTCTTCTTCGCCATCATCAAGAACGAGCCGAACGTCATCGACCACTGCGGGATGTACCTGGGCCTCGACAACGCGGGCCGCCCCCGCTTCTACTCGAGCCGCTCCGCCGCCAACGGCCCCACCATGGGTGACCTCGCGGGCCACGCCCTGCTCGACGGCACCGACTTCTACGCCCGCGGCTTCCGCGCCGCCCGCCGCCTGTAG